Proteins encoded within one genomic window of Bombus terrestris chromosome 11, iyBomTerr1.2, whole genome shotgun sequence:
- the LOC100642377 gene encoding sialin-like, which translates to MPDIVRFLFAIMLCIANMIIYGLKVNIATAIVGMVKSKKHSSSPGDVIYECDFGDEDVSGVDIDGPFEWSTTEQGLVVSIYFAGYLTGMFPCGYFADRFNTKNVLLICVLGNAFLTLLVPVAANVLLILYIVRFLTGLVSAAHLPVVNVLVGKWVVYEEKSTWFAIIYAGTSLGTVISILSSGLILDWFGWEAVFYIHGTLPLIWCALFYWFFADNPETQKYISEKERQLIVTSYGHRGLESAHMDVPWKAIFTSVPFWALIYTNTFGNFCWYFLLTQLPLYMNKILRFDIKSNASLSCSPYLINAIMNPLLGKLLDWGRQKNYWRQTGGRKLAVFISCIPPSLCLIIIAYLGCNRVGSTILLILSIVFCGAIFVGHLTNHNDLAPNYAGILMGITNTPGTISAFILPALVGALMETGHTMVKWRYVFWINIIAQTSAFVVFMIFGSAKIQPWNQPP; encoded by the exons ATGC CGGACATCGTAAGGTTTTTGTTCGCTATAATGCTTTGCATCGCGAACATGATCATCTATGGATTGAAGGTCAACATCGCGACAGCTATCGTTGGCATGGTGAAATCTAAAAAGCATTCAAGTAGTCCAGGCGATGTAATTTATGAATGCGATTTTGGCGACGAAGACGTTTCGGGAGTCGATATAGATGGTCCTTTTGAGTGGTCGACAACGGAGCAGGGCTTGGTCGTTAGCATTTATTTCGCTGGTTACCTCACGGGTATGTTTCCTTGCGGATATTTCGCGGATCG CTTCAATACGAAGAACGTGCTGTTGATATGCGTGTTAGGGAACGCATTTTTGACGTTGTTGGTGCCAGTAGCAGCCAACGTGCTACTGATCCTTTATATTGTGAGATTCTTGACGGGCCTAGTGAGCGCAGCGCATCTACCTGTGGTGAACGTCCTCGTTGGCAAATGGGTTGTTTACGAAGAAAAAAGCACATGGTTCGCCATCATCTACGCTGGAACATCGCTTGGTACCGTGATCTCCATCTTGAGTTCTGGCCTGATACTCGACTGGTTCGGATGGGAGGCAGTTTTCTACATTCACGGTACACTGCCACTGATCTGGTGTGCCCTGTTCTATTGGTTTTTCGCTGACAATCCAGAAACGCAAAAGTACATTTCTGAAAAGGAAAGACAACTCATTGTGACCTCTTATGGGCACAGAGGCCTTGAATCTGCACACATGGACGTTCCATGGAAAGCCATCTTCACGTCGGTACCCTTTTGGGCACTGATTTATACGAATACTTTTGGGAACTTCTGTTGGTATTTTTTACTCACACAACTGCCTCTGTATATGAACAAGATACTCAGGTTCGATATAAAATCG AATGCTTCCCTGAGCTGCTCTCCATATCTGATAAATGCAATAATGAACCCATTGCTTGGTAAATTATTGGACTGGGGCAGACAAAAGAATTATTGGAGACAGACAGGTGGTCGAAAACTCGCAGTATTTATAA GTTGTATCCCACCGAGTTTATGTCTTATTATAATCGCTTATCTCGGCTGCAACCGCGTAGGGTCcacaatattattaatactgAGCATAGTATTCTGCGGTGCAATTTTTGTTGGACATCTCACCAATCACAATGATTTGGCACCAAACTATGCTGGAATCTTAATGGGCATTACAAATACTCCAGGGACAATTTCTGCATTTATTCTGCCTGCTTTGGTTGGCGCGCTTATGGAAACTGGG CACACTATGGTAAAGTGGAGGTATGTCTTCTGGATTAATATTATTGCTCAAACGTCTGCGTTTGTTGTATTCATGATCTTTGGATCGGCGAAGATTCAACCATGGAACCAACCGCCATAA